A genome region from Mercenaria mercenaria strain notata chromosome 11, MADL_Memer_1, whole genome shotgun sequence includes the following:
- the LOC123532937 gene encoding coadhesin-like isoform X2: MPGIIWIWLLVNVEQIYTLECYSCTSTDVNASCNNTVSCKAQQSCFKDVSTHVTVHGCIDNTQCDLNNGASSIVGRSVNARANCHECCSTNMCNAGLCTHPEPATCENDETVDCSKLNTLFGVCNDKHHAKTVCAKFCGLCNMADGNWAAWSSWSNCDVTCGIGVDSRTRTCTNPAPRDGGYDCVGNSTEHRTCRRDVCPVSGGWSQWGNWESCSVTCGVGIQKRHRSCSNPYPSGLGLHCFGEALDVEICRPGPCADGGWTDWSTWTKCSATCGGGFESRKRTCSNPVPSALGRYCDGDSTEIVSCNTDACASSGGQAIAFQSKDSVDETVKSNQTIVFANTSLNEGNGYDNNTGVFTAPRDGTYLFTIQMCLYGQNYFHWAIMANDAELKKGYFGDGSYNKCYTADAVALLKAGDHVSVKSTTGSAKLLQDGDKWNTFTGVLLN; this comes from the exons ATGCCAG gtaTCATTTGGATTTGGTTACTGGTCAATGTCGAACAAATAT ATACGCTGGAATGCTATAGCTGCACAAGTACCGACGTAAATGCCAGTTGTAACAACACAGTTTCCTGTAAGGCACAGCAG TCTTGTTTTAAGGACGTATCTACACACGTAACGGTACATGGCTGTATCGACAATACG CAATGTGATCTGAACAACGGGGCAAGCAGCATTGTCGGAAGATCAGTCAATGCCAGGGCAAACTGTCATGAATGTTGCTCAACAAACATGTGTAATGCTGGGTTGTGTACTCATCCTGAAC CTGCAACTTGTGAAAATGATGAAACAGTAGACTGTTCAAAGTTGAATACATTGTTTGGCGTGTGTAATGATAAACATCACGCAAAAACCGTGTGCGCCAAATTCTGTGGGCTTTGTAACATGG CTGATGGGAATTGGGCGGCGTGGTCTAGTTGGTCAAATTGTGACGTAACATGCGGAATTGGTGTCGACTCTCGAACGCGCACGTGTACCAACCCAGCACCAAGAGATGGTGGATATGACTGTGTGGGAAACAGTACGGAACACCGCACATGTCGACGAGATGTGTGTCCAG TGAGTGGTGGGTGGAGTCAGTGGGGTAATTGGGAGTCGTGCTCGGTCACCTGTGGTGTTGGTATTCAGAAACGTCACAGGAGCTGTTCGAATCCCTACCCAAGTGGTCTAGGACTTCACTGTTTCGGTGAGGCCTTAGATGTGGAAATATGCAGGCCAGGTCCTTGCGCTG ATGGCGGCTGGACGGACTGGAGTACTTGGACAAAGTGCAGTGCAACTTGTGGAGGAGGTTTCGAGTCTCGAAAACGCACATGTTCGAACCCTGTACCGTCAGCTCTCGGACGATACTGTGATGGAGATTCTACAGAAATAGTTTCCTGCAACACTGACGCGTGTG CTTCTTCGGGCGGACAAGCCATTGCTTTTCAGAGTAAAGACTCGGTAGATGAAACTGTGAAATCCAATCAGACGATTGTCTTCGCTAATACATCGCTTAATGAAGGAAATGGCTATGATAACAATACGGGAGTATTTACCGCCCCTCGAGACGGGACTTACCTGTTCACCATTCAGATGTGTCTTTACG GGCAGAACTATTTTCATTGGGCAATAATGGCTAACGATGCGGAGTTAAAGAAGGGATACTTCGGAGACGGGAGCTACAACAAATGCTACACAGCTGACGCTGTAGCACTGCTGAAAGCTGGAGACCATGTTTCAGTCAAGAGCACCACTGGGTCTGCCAAACTACTGCAAGATGGTGATAAATGGAACACGTTTACAGGCGTGCTCTTAAATTAA
- the LOC123532937 gene encoding coadhesin-like isoform X1, whose translation MVPGIIWIWLLVNVEQIYTLECYSCTSTDVNASCNNTVSCKAQQSCFKDVSTHVTVHGCIDNTQCDLNNGASSIVGRSVNARANCHECCSTNMCNAGLCTHPEPATCENDETVDCSKLNTLFGVCNDKHHAKTVCAKFCGLCNMADGNWAAWSSWSNCDVTCGIGVDSRTRTCTNPAPRDGGYDCVGNSTEHRTCRRDVCPVSGGWSQWGNWESCSVTCGVGIQKRHRSCSNPYPSGLGLHCFGEALDVEICRPGPCADGGWTDWSTWTKCSATCGGGFESRKRTCSNPVPSALGRYCDGDSTEIVSCNTDACASSGGQAIAFQSKDSVDETVKSNQTIVFANTSLNEGNGYDNNTGVFTAPRDGTYLFTIQMCLYGQNYFHWAIMANDAELKKGYFGDGSYNKCYTADAVALLKAGDHVSVKSTTGSAKLLQDGDKWNTFTGVLLN comes from the exons ATGGTGCCAG gtaTCATTTGGATTTGGTTACTGGTCAATGTCGAACAAATAT ATACGCTGGAATGCTATAGCTGCACAAGTACCGACGTAAATGCCAGTTGTAACAACACAGTTTCCTGTAAGGCACAGCAG TCTTGTTTTAAGGACGTATCTACACACGTAACGGTACATGGCTGTATCGACAATACG CAATGTGATCTGAACAACGGGGCAAGCAGCATTGTCGGAAGATCAGTCAATGCCAGGGCAAACTGTCATGAATGTTGCTCAACAAACATGTGTAATGCTGGGTTGTGTACTCATCCTGAAC CTGCAACTTGTGAAAATGATGAAACAGTAGACTGTTCAAAGTTGAATACATTGTTTGGCGTGTGTAATGATAAACATCACGCAAAAACCGTGTGCGCCAAATTCTGTGGGCTTTGTAACATGG CTGATGGGAATTGGGCGGCGTGGTCTAGTTGGTCAAATTGTGACGTAACATGCGGAATTGGTGTCGACTCTCGAACGCGCACGTGTACCAACCCAGCACCAAGAGATGGTGGATATGACTGTGTGGGAAACAGTACGGAACACCGCACATGTCGACGAGATGTGTGTCCAG TGAGTGGTGGGTGGAGTCAGTGGGGTAATTGGGAGTCGTGCTCGGTCACCTGTGGTGTTGGTATTCAGAAACGTCACAGGAGCTGTTCGAATCCCTACCCAAGTGGTCTAGGACTTCACTGTTTCGGTGAGGCCTTAGATGTGGAAATATGCAGGCCAGGTCCTTGCGCTG ATGGCGGCTGGACGGACTGGAGTACTTGGACAAAGTGCAGTGCAACTTGTGGAGGAGGTTTCGAGTCTCGAAAACGCACATGTTCGAACCCTGTACCGTCAGCTCTCGGACGATACTGTGATGGAGATTCTACAGAAATAGTTTCCTGCAACACTGACGCGTGTG CTTCTTCGGGCGGACAAGCCATTGCTTTTCAGAGTAAAGACTCGGTAGATGAAACTGTGAAATCCAATCAGACGATTGTCTTCGCTAATACATCGCTTAATGAAGGAAATGGCTATGATAACAATACGGGAGTATTTACCGCCCCTCGAGACGGGACTTACCTGTTCACCATTCAGATGTGTCTTTACG GGCAGAACTATTTTCATTGGGCAATAATGGCTAACGATGCGGAGTTAAAGAAGGGATACTTCGGAGACGGGAGCTACAACAAATGCTACACAGCTGACGCTGTAGCACTGCTGAAAGCTGGAGACCATGTTTCAGTCAAGAGCACCACTGGGTCTGCCAAACTACTGCAAGATGGTGATAAATGGAACACGTTTACAGGCGTGCTCTTAAATTAA